The Gemmata palustris genome includes a region encoding these proteins:
- a CDS encoding PQQ-like beta-propeller repeat protein: MRTRLLLAAFSLFTCPQLYGADSWPGFRGPTADGHATSKNAPTKWSEKENVAWKTAIHGKGWSSPVVLGDQVWVTTADEVLDPNPKPVKGGPPANPVKEVNYFAVCVDRKSGKVLHDTKLHTDQKPQYCHPFNSFASPTPFIEGDRLYAHFGSPGTFCVDTGTGKVLWERTDLKCDHFRGAASSPVVYGDLLYLVLDGADFQFVTALDKRTGKTVWTTDRKIKYSTDNGDYKKAYGTPALFAVGGQPWLVCPSAECTMAYDPKTGAELWRLTHGGMNGAARPVMANGLMYLTSGHTGKLLAVKPEGLSGPVSKDAVAWQLAKNVSTRPSLLVAGDRLFMISDNGIASCVETATGKVVWSERLDGEFSSSPVLAGGNVYFCNQIGKTFVVRADADSYTLVTENRLDGGFMASPAMAGDELFLRTKTHLYAIGKK, translated from the coding sequence ATGCGTACTCGTCTGCTGCTCGCTGCCTTCAGCCTCTTCACTTGCCCGCAACTTTATGGCGCGGATTCGTGGCCCGGGTTCCGCGGCCCCACCGCCGACGGACACGCCACAAGTAAGAACGCGCCCACAAAATGGAGCGAAAAGGAGAACGTCGCCTGGAAGACCGCGATCCACGGGAAGGGCTGGTCGTCGCCGGTCGTACTCGGGGATCAGGTGTGGGTGACGACGGCCGACGAGGTGCTCGACCCGAACCCGAAGCCGGTGAAGGGCGGCCCGCCGGCGAACCCCGTAAAGGAAGTGAATTATTTTGCGGTGTGCGTGGACCGCAAGAGCGGGAAGGTGTTGCACGACACCAAACTGCACACCGACCAGAAGCCCCAATACTGTCACCCGTTCAACAGCTTCGCGTCCCCGACGCCGTTCATCGAAGGGGACCGGCTGTACGCACACTTCGGCAGCCCCGGAACGTTCTGCGTCGACACCGGAACCGGTAAGGTGCTGTGGGAGCGGACCGACCTGAAGTGCGACCACTTCCGCGGCGCCGCGTCGTCGCCGGTCGTGTACGGCGACTTGCTGTACCTCGTCTTGGATGGGGCCGATTTTCAGTTCGTCACCGCGCTCGACAAGCGGACCGGCAAAACGGTGTGGACCACCGATCGGAAGATCAAGTATTCGACCGACAACGGCGACTACAAGAAGGCCTATGGCACGCCGGCACTGTTCGCCGTCGGTGGGCAGCCGTGGTTGGTGTGCCCGTCGGCCGAATGCACAATGGCCTACGACCCGAAGACCGGCGCGGAACTGTGGCGCCTCACGCACGGTGGGATGAACGGCGCGGCCCGGCCGGTGATGGCCAACGGGCTGATGTACCTGACCAGCGGGCACACGGGTAAGCTGTTGGCCGTGAAACCCGAGGGGCTGTCCGGCCCGGTGTCGAAGGACGCGGTCGCGTGGCAACTCGCGAAGAACGTGTCCACGCGCCCGTCGCTCCTGGTGGCCGGCGATCGGCTGTTCATGATTTCCGATAATGGCATCGCGTCGTGCGTTGAAACCGCGACCGGCAAGGTGGTGTGGAGCGAGCGGCTCGACGGCGAGTTCTCGTCGTCCCCCGTGCTGGCTGGAGGAAACGTGTACTTCTGCAACCAGATCGGCAAGACCTTCGTGGTGAGGGCCGACGCAGACTCGTACACGCTCGTTACGGAGAACCGGCTCGACGGCGGGTTCATGGCGTCGCCTGCAATGGCGGGCGATGAACTGTTCCTGCGAACGAAGACGCACCTCTACGCGATCGGCAAGAAGTGA
- a CDS encoding PSD1 and planctomycete cytochrome C domain-containing protein — MRHTRFPVWLVSSVLLTGGGPAFAADPPTPSFATDVAPLLSAKCVRCHGEKVKKGDLDLSTPAGVLKGGESGPTVVSGKPEKSPLYEMVHKGAMPPGKKDTLAVTEVDTLRRWIAAGAKVPDGIAEAKLTQHDVIPIMLRHCTACHGRHLQEARLDLRTPAAMLKGGKSGPAFVPGKPAESLIIKRIAADQMPPPTKLVEACVKPVDKTELETLTKWIAAGAPVVDVQPDTATTTPDALVTDKDRDFWAFRPPQPVKVPAVRNGTRVRSPIDAFVLQKLEAKGLSLAPDADRAALVRRAYFDLIGLPPEPAEVKAFLEDKAPDAYEKLVDKLLASPRYGERWGRYWLDLAGYADSEGKREQDLPRPHAWRYRDYVIKSFNADKPYDQFLKEQLAGDELADYMSTKEITPQIYDNLVATGFLRMTPDATWANITGFVPDRIEVMADQIDVLGSALMGLTMKCARCHTHKFDPIPHRDYYRLVAVFKGALDEYDWLKPEIRPGIGPESIDVAPPRLLSLVTTAERKVWEAKNGKPGAKPTPEPKVQAIWDRGEPSPTYIYRRGDYLMPGALVGPGVPSVLTDGKTPFEVKPPWPGAKQTGRRLAFAKWLTRPDHPLTARVMVNRIWKHHFGTGIVPTLANFGKAGAPPTHPELLDWLAREFVNPSPTPPLNGEGLKTTAGSSSPFPSGRGAGGVGSPPWSIKAMHRLIMTSTTYRQSSAIVPEAKKLDPANALYSRMPLVRLDAEALYDSLLLVAGKLDETRGGPADAVQVRKDGLVTPGGNAKGWRRLVYVQQTRKQPATHAETFDFPQMNPNCIERRDSTVAPQALHLMNNGMVEQLATEFAKRVRRVAGDDRGKQVEAVYLIALSRLPTDEEKQLGRDAIRELANTWSKQLAASKPASDTVELKALATYCHTVLNSAAFLFVD, encoded by the coding sequence ATGCGCCACACGCGATTCCCGGTCTGGCTCGTCAGCTCGGTCCTCCTGACCGGTGGCGGCCCCGCGTTCGCGGCCGATCCCCCCACCCCGTCGTTCGCGACCGACGTGGCCCCACTCCTGAGCGCGAAGTGCGTGCGCTGCCACGGCGAGAAAGTGAAGAAAGGCGATCTCGATCTGAGCACACCCGCCGGGGTACTGAAGGGCGGCGAATCCGGCCCCACGGTGGTGTCCGGCAAGCCGGAGAAAAGCCCGCTCTACGAGATGGTCCACAAGGGCGCGATGCCTCCAGGCAAGAAAGACACGCTCGCGGTGACCGAAGTTGACACGCTCCGACGGTGGATCGCGGCCGGCGCAAAGGTGCCCGACGGCATCGCGGAAGCGAAGCTGACTCAGCACGACGTGATCCCGATCATGCTGCGACACTGCACGGCGTGCCACGGTCGGCACTTGCAAGAAGCGCGCCTCGACTTGCGGACCCCGGCAGCGATGCTGAAGGGCGGGAAATCCGGCCCCGCATTCGTACCGGGCAAACCGGCCGAGAGCCTGATTATCAAGCGGATCGCGGCCGATCAGATGCCCCCCCCAACGAAGCTCGTCGAAGCGTGCGTGAAGCCGGTGGACAAGACCGAACTGGAGACGCTCACGAAGTGGATCGCCGCCGGCGCGCCGGTCGTGGACGTGCAACCGGACACCGCAACCACGACGCCCGACGCGCTCGTCACCGATAAGGACCGGGACTTCTGGGCGTTCCGCCCGCCGCAACCGGTGAAGGTGCCCGCGGTGCGAAACGGCACCCGCGTCCGCAGCCCGATCGATGCGTTCGTCCTTCAGAAGCTTGAAGCAAAGGGTCTTTCGCTCGCGCCAGATGCCGATCGCGCAGCGCTCGTGCGCCGGGCGTACTTCGACCTCATCGGTCTGCCACCCGAACCGGCCGAAGTGAAGGCATTTCTCGAAGACAAAGCGCCGGACGCTTACGAGAAGTTGGTCGACAAGCTTCTCGCTTCGCCGCGCTACGGCGAGCGCTGGGGGCGCTATTGGCTCGACCTCGCGGGCTACGCGGACTCCGAAGGTAAACGCGAACAAGACCTCCCGCGCCCGCACGCCTGGCGCTACCGCGATTACGTCATCAAGAGCTTCAACGCGGACAAGCCCTACGACCAGTTCTTGAAGGAACAGCTCGCGGGGGACGAACTCGCGGACTACATGAGCACGAAGGAGATCACGCCGCAGATTTATGACAATCTCGTCGCCACGGGGTTCCTCCGAATGACGCCGGACGCGACCTGGGCGAACATCACCGGGTTCGTCCCGGACCGCATCGAGGTGATGGCCGACCAGATCGACGTTCTCGGCTCCGCGCTGATGGGCCTCACGATGAAGTGCGCCCGGTGCCACACCCACAAGTTCGACCCGATCCCGCACCGCGACTATTACCGGCTCGTCGCGGTGTTTAAAGGTGCGCTCGACGAATACGACTGGCTCAAGCCGGAAATTCGCCCCGGTATCGGCCCCGAGAGCATCGACGTTGCTCCCCCGCGCCTGCTCTCCCTTGTAACCACGGCCGAGCGCAAGGTGTGGGAAGCAAAGAACGGCAAGCCCGGCGCGAAGCCGACACCGGAACCGAAGGTCCAGGCGATCTGGGACCGCGGGGAACCGTCACCGACGTACATCTACCGGCGCGGCGATTACCTGATGCCCGGCGCGCTCGTCGGGCCGGGTGTGCCGTCCGTCCTCACGGACGGTAAGACGCCGTTCGAGGTGAAACCGCCGTGGCCGGGCGCGAAGCAGACCGGTCGGCGGCTCGCGTTCGCGAAGTGGCTCACGCGACCCGATCACCCGCTCACGGCCCGCGTGATGGTGAACCGCATCTGGAAGCACCATTTCGGCACCGGAATCGTGCCCACGCTCGCGAATTTCGGCAAAGCCGGCGCCCCGCCCACGCACCCCGAATTGCTCGATTGGCTCGCGCGCGAGTTTGTTAACCCCTCCCCAACCCCTCCCCTAAACGGAGAGGGGCTTAAAACAACTGCTGGTTCTTCCTCCCCCTTCCCTTCAGGGAGGGGGGCCGGGGGGGTAGGTTCTCCCCCTTGGAGCATCAAAGCGATGCACCGGCTCATCATGACGAGCACCACCTACCGGCAATCATCCGCGATCGTGCCCGAAGCGAAAAAGCTCGACCCCGCGAACGCGCTCTACTCGCGCATGCCGCTCGTCCGGCTCGACGCAGAAGCGCTTTACGATTCGCTCCTGTTGGTCGCGGGCAAACTGGACGAAACCCGCGGCGGCCCTGCGGACGCGGTGCAAGTGCGCAAAGACGGCCTCGTGACCCCCGGCGGGAACGCGAAGGGCTGGCGCCGACTCGTCTACGTGCAGCAAACGCGCAAGCAGCCGGCCACGCACGCCGAAACGTTCGACTTCCCGCAAATGAACCCGAACTGCATCGAGCGCCGCGACTCGACCGTTGCTCCGCAAGCCCTCCACCTGATGAACAACGGGATGGTGGAGCAACTCGCGACCGAGTTCGCCAAGCGCGTGCGCCGGGTCGCGGGTGACGATCGCGGGAAGCAGGTCGAAGCCGTGTACCTGATCGCGCTGAGCCGGTTGCCGACCGACGAGGAGAAGCAGCTCGGCCGCGACGCGATCCGCGAGTTGGCCAATACCTGGAGCAAACAACTCGCCGCGAGCAAACCCGCCAGCGATACCGTCGAACTCAAGGCACTGGCGACCTACTGCCACACGGTACTGAATTCCGCCGCGTTCCTGTTCGTGGATTAG
- a CDS encoding D-alanyl-D-alanine carboxypeptidase family protein: MHRRSRSFAFVILALSAALAPARPVQEKPLPAKAPAENIDGPPVVSAKAWAVADGKTGKVLWGSKEHEPLAIASTTKIMTAYIVLRLAAEDAKVLDEVVTFSEAADKTPGSSSDLKAGEKVPVRDLLYGLLLPSGNDAATAFAEHFGKRFKGDGKADDAVARFVAEMNRTAQALKMGDTKYLDPHGLSKNVASARDLLALTFAALKNPTFAKYVRTRRHTCEVIDADGKKREVTWGNTNKLLDIEGYEGVKTGTTTAAGSCLVSSGRYESDHLLVVVLGCTSNDSRYADARNLYRWAWRERGHGSKVK, from the coding sequence ATGCACCGACGGTCTCGCTCGTTCGCGTTCGTGATTCTTGCGCTCTCGGCCGCACTCGCGCCCGCGCGCCCGGTGCAGGAAAAGCCGCTCCCGGCGAAGGCGCCCGCGGAGAACATCGACGGCCCGCCGGTCGTGAGCGCGAAGGCGTGGGCCGTTGCCGACGGCAAGACGGGCAAGGTGCTGTGGGGCTCGAAGGAGCACGAGCCGCTCGCGATCGCGAGCACGACGAAGATCATGACCGCGTACATCGTGCTGCGCCTCGCGGCCGAGGACGCGAAGGTGCTCGACGAGGTGGTCACGTTCTCCGAGGCCGCGGACAAAACCCCGGGCAGTTCTTCCGACCTCAAGGCCGGGGAGAAGGTGCCCGTGCGCGACCTGCTCTACGGGCTGCTCCTGCCGTCCGGCAACGACGCCGCGACCGCGTTCGCCGAGCACTTCGGCAAGCGCTTCAAAGGTGACGGCAAGGCCGACGACGCGGTGGCGCGGTTCGTCGCCGAGATGAACCGCACCGCGCAGGCCCTCAAGATGGGGGACACCAAGTACCTCGACCCGCACGGCCTGAGCAAGAACGTCGCCAGCGCGCGCGACCTCCTGGCGCTGACGTTCGCCGCGCTCAAGAACCCGACGTTCGCGAAGTACGTGCGGACCCGGCGCCACACGTGCGAAGTGATCGATGCGGACGGCAAGAAGCGCGAGGTGACTTGGGGCAACACCAACAAGCTGCTCGACATCGAGGGGTACGAGGGCGTGAAGACGGGCACCACGACTGCGGCCGGTTCGTGCCTCGTTTCGAGCGGGCGGTACGAGTCCGATCACTTGCTCGTGGTCGTTCTGGGCTGCACGTCCAACGATAGCCGATACGCGGACGCGCGGAACCTGTACCGCTGGGCGTGGCGCGAGCGCGGCCACGGGTCAAAGGTGAAGTGA
- a CDS encoding DUF4139 domain-containing protein produces MKKWLLVAPVAGALGLGAGVGADKLLSAAGDAKQDLKPATTLPLTRVVLFNSGVGYFSRSGEVEGEARVDLTFPESDVNDLLKSMVLEDFGNGRISAVSYDSREPIARTLGSFAINLNNNPTFAGIISQLRGERIEVAVSATAANQPGKLTGTIVGVEKQKAPAGTQTTEIEILNMWCAEGMRAIKMTDVQSLRFSNPVIESEFRRALEVLALSHDSQKKAVQLHFAGEGKRKVQVRYVIDAPIWKTSYRLLMNEKEKPYLQGWAMVENPTDEDWTGVKMALVSGRPISFKMDLYNPLYINRPTVEPELFASLRPVTYRGDMSGRAKGLQQAKTDREEFLLKSMNDAEKMGRLVTNDDPVAVQLWASQRAGARGLVPDSKTLGGSGMGGATGESLRRFAEHWGELDAVQRAAIVRDLNSSLPDKYRPMINNYFAALDRSHGYVNRIDAGAVANAATGAALGDFFQYTIDHPVSLPRQKSALLPIVGKDIEGTRVSIYNPAVQAKHPLLGLRFKNTSGAHLNQGPITVFEGSVYAGDTRVLDVQPNEERLLSYAIDLGTEVDPKAGAGAQKITSVKAVKGIVTTATKVTEETTYKAANRSQTDRTLLIEHPNRTAQQFKLMGTDKPAEETPDVFRFQIQIKAGETKSFTVKEEKDVTRTVALTNGAEDQIRYFISLSEAGPALKQKLEAALKLKGEWDVVQRELNQVVADLQRFTVDQDRIRKNLRETPKEAEVYATYLKKLSDQEKEIDTLTTKQKTLTADEFNARKKYEDFLANIND; encoded by the coding sequence ATGAAGAAGTGGCTGTTGGTGGCTCCGGTCGCAGGCGCTTTGGGACTCGGAGCGGGTGTGGGCGCGGACAAACTCCTGAGCGCCGCGGGCGACGCGAAGCAAGACCTCAAACCCGCGACCACACTCCCGCTCACGCGGGTGGTGCTGTTCAACAGCGGCGTCGGGTACTTCTCCCGAAGCGGCGAGGTCGAGGGCGAAGCGCGAGTAGACCTCACGTTCCCCGAAAGTGACGTGAACGACCTGCTCAAGAGCATGGTCCTCGAAGACTTCGGCAACGGTCGCATCAGCGCCGTGTCCTACGACTCCCGCGAGCCCATCGCGCGCACGCTCGGTTCGTTCGCGATCAACCTGAACAACAACCCGACGTTCGCGGGGATCATCAGCCAGTTGCGCGGCGAGCGCATCGAAGTTGCGGTCAGCGCGACCGCCGCGAACCAGCCGGGCAAGCTCACCGGCACGATCGTCGGGGTCGAGAAACAGAAAGCCCCGGCCGGCACTCAAACGACCGAGATCGAGATTTTGAATATGTGGTGCGCGGAGGGTATGCGTGCCATCAAGATGACCGATGTCCAATCGCTGCGGTTCAGCAACCCGGTCATCGAGAGCGAGTTCCGTCGCGCCCTGGAAGTCCTAGCACTGAGCCATGATTCTCAGAAGAAGGCGGTTCAGTTGCACTTCGCGGGCGAGGGCAAGCGCAAGGTCCAGGTCAGGTACGTCATCGATGCTCCCATCTGGAAGACCAGTTACCGGCTGTTGATGAACGAGAAGGAGAAGCCGTACCTGCAGGGCTGGGCGATGGTCGAGAACCCGACCGACGAGGACTGGACCGGGGTCAAGATGGCACTCGTGTCGGGGCGCCCGATCTCGTTCAAGATGGACCTCTACAACCCGCTCTACATCAACCGGCCCACCGTTGAACCCGAATTGTTCGCATCGCTGCGCCCCGTGACGTATCGCGGAGATATGAGCGGGCGCGCCAAGGGGTTGCAACAGGCGAAGACCGATCGTGAAGAGTTCCTCCTCAAGAGCATGAATGACGCCGAGAAAATGGGGCGGCTCGTTACCAATGACGATCCTGTTGCGGTGCAATTGTGGGCGTCTCAGCGCGCAGGTGCGCGCGGATTGGTCCCGGATTCCAAAACCCTGGGTGGTTCGGGAATGGGGGGCGCGACCGGTGAATCGCTTCGGAGGTTCGCCGAACATTGGGGCGAACTGGACGCAGTCCAGCGGGCCGCGATCGTCCGCGATCTCAACAGTAGTTTGCCCGACAAGTACCGCCCGATGATTAACAACTATTTCGCGGCGCTGGACCGGTCACACGGGTACGTCAATCGGATCGATGCGGGCGCGGTTGCGAACGCCGCGACCGGGGCCGCGCTGGGTGACTTCTTCCAGTACACGATCGACCACCCGGTTTCGCTCCCGCGCCAGAAGAGCGCGCTGTTGCCCATTGTGGGCAAGGACATTGAGGGCACGCGGGTTTCGATCTACAACCCCGCGGTGCAGGCCAAGCACCCGCTGCTCGGGCTGCGGTTCAAGAACACGTCCGGCGCGCACTTGAACCAGGGGCCGATCACCGTGTTCGAGGGGAGCGTGTACGCGGGCGACACCCGCGTGCTGGACGTTCAGCCGAACGAAGAGCGCCTGCTGAGTTACGCCATCGACCTGGGGACCGAGGTCGATCCCAAGGCCGGCGCCGGCGCGCAGAAGATCACCAGCGTGAAAGCCGTGAAGGGCATCGTCACCACCGCGACAAAGGTCACGGAGGAAACGACCTACAAGGCCGCCAACCGCTCGCAAACGGACCGCACGCTGTTGATCGAGCACCCGAACCGCACGGCCCAGCAGTTCAAGCTCATGGGCACCGATAAACCCGCGGAAGAGACGCCCGACGTGTTCCGGTTCCAAATTCAGATCAAAGCGGGCGAGACCAAATCGTTCACGGTCAAGGAAGAGAAGGACGTGACCCGAACCGTCGCGCTCACTAATGGCGCGGAAGACCAGATCCGCTACTTCATCTCGCTGAGTGAGGCCGGCCCCGCTCTCAAGCAGAAGCTTGAAGCCGCGCTGAAGCTGAAGGGCGAGTGGGACGTGGTGCAGCGCGAACTGAACCAAGTTGTGGCCGACCTTCAGCGGTTCACGGTCGACCAGGACCGTATTCGCAAAAACCTGCGCGAGACGCCTAAAGAGGCCGAAGTTTACGCCACCTACCTCAAGAAGCTCTCCGACCAAGAGAAGGAGATCGACACCCTCACCACGAAGCAGAAGACGTTGACCGCCGACGAGTTCAACGCGCGCAAGAAGTACGAAGACTTCCTCGCCAACATCAACGACTAA
- a CDS encoding MGH1-like glycoside hydrolase domain-containing protein codes for MSTTNPEHDRLNDTNELPAWRRWGPYLADRQWSTVREDYSPTGDPWGYFPFWHAHRRAYRWGEDGLAGVSDDSQYLCLALALWNGADPILKERLFGLPNEDGNHGEDVKELYYYLDATPTHSYLKMLYKYPQARFPYEQLHDESKRRGRHDPEYEILDTGTFDDNRYFDVFVEYAKAGPRDILMRVTAHNRGPDAADLHILPTLWFRNTWAWKPDQPRPAFLPSSHGGLKVFHPEWDAYRFWAGDAQQSGETFNESVPPLDRVGYLFTDNETNAPALFNTPGEGYFKDGFNEYVINGNRAAVNPEGSGTKTAAHYTFTVPAGGSVTVRCRLRHASDGPDNPFVAFDQVFADRIAEADQYFETFQQDIPDADARRVQRQAVAGLIWTKQFYQYDTYRWLKGDSATITPPEQRWYARNSDWQHFKAADILSMPDKWEYPYFCAWDTAFHAVAFAPFDPEFAKDQLLLLCREWYTHPNGQLPAYEWNFSDANPPVHAWAAWRVFQIDRKHRHTLRTGGHESHGKPEECEADADWGFLERVFHKLMINFTWWVNRKDAQGRNVFQGGFLGLDNIGVFDRSHPLPTGGFINQADGTAWMAMYALNLMRIALELATRNPVYEDIAIKFFEHFLGIAKAMTDMAGKGVGLWNEDDGFYYDELTLPDGRVEPLKVRSMVGLIPLFAVEVLEPELLAKMPEFAARLRWVLENRADMAGLVSRWFEPGRGERRLLSLLRGHRIKKLLSRVMDENEFLSAFGVRGLSRYHRDHPYTFRMGDHTVSVGYVPGDSDTGMFGGNSNWRGPVWFPVNFLIIESLQKFHHYYGTDFKIEFPLGSEKQITVLEAGVEITRRLTRLFLRDANGLRPCFGKYAKMQSDPHFRDYLLFHEFFHGDHGAGLGASHQTGWTALVAKLLVPRRGEKLYDELISAEPAPVQGQPSGVSVGKSARTGQH; via the coding sequence ATGTCCACAACGAATCCCGAACACGATCGGCTGAACGATACCAACGAGCTCCCCGCGTGGCGGCGGTGGGGGCCGTACCTCGCGGACCGGCAGTGGAGCACCGTGCGCGAGGACTACTCGCCCACCGGCGACCCGTGGGGCTATTTCCCGTTCTGGCACGCGCACCGGCGCGCGTACCGGTGGGGCGAGGACGGGCTCGCCGGCGTCAGCGACGACAGCCAGTACCTGTGCCTGGCGCTCGCGCTGTGGAACGGCGCGGACCCGATCCTGAAAGAGCGCCTGTTCGGGCTGCCGAACGAGGACGGCAACCACGGCGAGGACGTGAAGGAGCTGTACTACTACCTCGACGCCACGCCGACGCACTCGTACTTGAAGATGCTCTACAAGTACCCGCAGGCGCGCTTCCCCTACGAGCAACTGCACGACGAGAGCAAGCGCCGCGGGCGCCACGACCCCGAGTACGAGATCCTCGACACCGGAACCTTCGACGACAACCGGTACTTCGACGTGTTCGTGGAGTACGCGAAGGCCGGGCCGCGCGACATCCTGATGCGCGTCACCGCGCACAACCGCGGGCCGGACGCGGCCGACCTCCACATCCTGCCGACGCTCTGGTTCCGCAACACCTGGGCCTGGAAGCCCGATCAACCGCGCCCCGCGTTCCTGCCCTCATCGCACGGCGGGCTCAAGGTCTTCCACCCGGAATGGGATGCGTACCGGTTCTGGGCCGGCGACGCGCAGCAGTCCGGCGAAACGTTCAACGAGAGCGTCCCGCCGCTCGATCGCGTCGGGTACCTGTTCACCGACAACGAAACGAACGCGCCCGCGCTCTTCAACACGCCGGGCGAGGGGTATTTCAAGGACGGGTTTAACGAGTACGTTATCAACGGCAACCGGGCCGCAGTGAACCCGGAGGGCTCGGGCACCAAGACCGCGGCGCACTATACGTTCACCGTTCCGGCGGGCGGGTCGGTCACGGTCCGGTGCCGGCTCCGACACGCCTCCGACGGCCCCGACAACCCGTTCGTCGCGTTCGATCAGGTGTTCGCGGACCGCATCGCCGAAGCGGACCAGTATTTCGAGACCTTCCAGCAGGACATCCCGGACGCGGACGCGCGCCGCGTGCAGCGCCAGGCCGTGGCGGGGCTGATCTGGACGAAGCAGTTCTACCAGTACGACACGTACCGCTGGCTGAAGGGCGACTCGGCCACCATCACGCCGCCCGAACAGCGCTGGTACGCGCGCAACAGCGACTGGCAGCACTTCAAGGCGGCCGATATCCTCTCGATGCCGGACAAATGGGAGTACCCGTACTTCTGCGCGTGGGACACCGCGTTCCACGCGGTCGCGTTCGCGCCGTTCGACCCGGAGTTCGCCAAGGACCAACTCCTGCTGCTGTGCCGCGAGTGGTACACCCACCCGAACGGCCAGTTGCCCGCTTACGAGTGGAACTTCTCCGACGCGAACCCGCCGGTTCACGCCTGGGCCGCGTGGCGCGTGTTCCAGATCGACCGCAAGCACCGCCACACGCTCCGCACCGGGGGACACGAATCGCACGGCAAACCCGAGGAGTGCGAAGCGGACGCGGACTGGGGCTTCCTGGAGCGCGTGTTCCACAAACTGATGATTAACTTCACCTGGTGGGTGAACCGGAAGGACGCACAGGGGCGGAACGTGTTCCAGGGCGGGTTCCTGGGGTTGGATAACATCGGGGTGTTCGACCGGAGCCACCCGCTCCCGACCGGCGGGTTCATCAACCAGGCGGACGGCACCGCGTGGATGGCGATGTACGCGCTGAACCTCATGCGCATCGCGCTCGAATTAGCGACGCGCAACCCCGTGTACGAAGACATCGCGATCAAGTTCTTCGAGCACTTCCTGGGCATCGCGAAGGCCATGACCGACATGGCCGGCAAGGGCGTCGGGCTGTGGAACGAGGACGACGGGTTCTACTACGACGAACTCACGCTCCCGGACGGCCGCGTCGAACCGCTGAAGGTGCGCTCGATGGTGGGGCTGATCCCGCTGTTCGCGGTGGAAGTTCTGGAGCCGGAGCTGCTCGCAAAAATGCCCGAGTTCGCGGCGCGCTTGCGGTGGGTGCTGGAGAACCGCGCGGACATGGCCGGGCTGGTGTCGCGCTGGTTCGAGCCGGGGCGCGGCGAGCGGCGGTTGCTCTCGCTGCTCCGCGGGCACCGCATCAAAAAGCTGCTCTCGCGCGTGATGGACGAGAACGAGTTCCTCAGCGCGTTCGGGGTGCGCGGGCTCTCGCGCTACCACCGCGACCACCCCTACACGTTCCGCATGGGCGACCACACGGTTTCGGTGGGGTACGTGCCGGGCGACTCGGACACCGGGATGTTCGGCGGCAACTCGAACTGGCGCGGGCCGGTGTGGTTCCCGGTCAACTTCCTCATCATCGAGAGCTTGCAGAAGTTCCACCACTACTACGGCACCGATTTCAAGATCGAGTTCCCGCTGGGCAGTGAGAAGCAGATCACGGTACTGGAAGCGGGAGTGGAAATCACCCGGCGCCTCACCCGCCTGTTCCTGCGCGACGCGAACGGCCTGCGCCCGTGTTTCGGCAAGTACGCGAAGATGCAGAGCGACCCGCACTTCCGCGACTACCTGCTGTTCCACGAGTTCTTCCACGGCGACCACGGTGCGGGCCTGGGCGCGAGCCACCAGACCGGTTGGACGGCGCTCGTGGCGAAGCTGCTGGTTCCGCGCCGCGGAGAGAAGCTCTACGACGAGCTCATCTCGGCTGAACCCGCGCCGGTCCAGGGCCAGCCTTCGGGTGTGTCGGTGGGTAAGTCGGCCCGCACGGGGCAACATTAG